One Streptomyces fagopyri DNA window includes the following coding sequences:
- a CDS encoding cytochrome P450: protein MTTTERPDTLRRILDHSSRADPYPLYAELRRTPVALQEDGSYVISTYRELTGILHDPRLSSDVRNLARPMAAVEGRATPSFINLDPPEHDRLRRLAMRHFGPPHTPGLVSGMEPGLTATVSGLIDGFADEQRIDIVDEFAYPFPVTVICRLLGVPREDEPRFHVWVNAIIESIDYDPRTDPQEKLDNGVQATKDLREYLGGLLEVRHGHPGDDLLTRLANDDGPDGRMTDEEIISTANLLLIAGHETTVNLIANGMLTLLRHPEVLRRLRAEPGLVVPLVEELLRYEPPVQIIPWRAAYSDITVGDTVIPKGSQIMLMLASGSRDPDRFEDPDRFAPDRQDNQHLGFGSGVHLCFGGPLARLETQIALTGLVRRLERPGLVADPPPYRPSPVLRGPLHLHVEQG from the coding sequence ATGACCACGACCGAGAGGCCCGACACCCTGCGCCGGATCCTCGACCACTCCTCCCGGGCCGACCCGTACCCGCTCTACGCCGAACTGCGCAGGACCCCGGTGGCCCTGCAGGAGGACGGCAGCTATGTCATCAGCACCTACCGCGAACTCACCGGCATACTCCACGACCCGCGCCTGAGTTCCGACGTACGCAACCTGGCGCGGCCGATGGCGGCCGTCGAGGGACGCGCCACGCCGTCGTTCATCAACCTCGACCCGCCCGAGCACGACCGCCTGCGACGCCTGGCGATGCGTCACTTCGGGCCGCCGCACACCCCGGGACTGGTCTCCGGCATGGAACCCGGCCTGACCGCCACCGTCAGCGGCCTGATCGACGGCTTCGCGGACGAACAGCGGATCGACATCGTCGACGAGTTCGCCTACCCGTTCCCCGTCACCGTGATCTGCCGCCTGCTGGGCGTACCACGGGAGGACGAACCGCGGTTCCACGTCTGGGTGAACGCCATCATCGAGTCGATCGACTACGACCCGAGGACCGACCCCCAGGAGAAACTGGACAACGGCGTGCAGGCCACCAAGGATCTGCGCGAGTACCTCGGCGGTCTGCTGGAGGTACGCCACGGCCACCCCGGCGACGACCTGCTGACCCGGCTGGCCAACGACGACGGGCCCGACGGGCGGATGACCGACGAGGAGATCATCAGCACCGCCAACCTGCTGCTCATCGCCGGCCACGAGACCACCGTCAACCTCATCGCCAACGGCATGCTGACGCTGCTGCGCCACCCCGAGGTGCTGCGCCGGCTGCGCGCCGAACCCGGCCTCGTCGTACCGCTGGTGGAGGAACTGCTGCGCTACGAGCCCCCGGTGCAGATCATTCCCTGGCGGGCGGCGTACAGCGACATCACGGTCGGCGACACCGTCATCCCCAAGGGCTCGCAGATCATGCTCATGCTCGCCTCGGGCAGTCGTGACCCGGACCGTTTCGAGGACCCCGACCGCTTCGCCCCCGACCGGCAGGACAACCAGCACCTGGGATTCGGCAGTGGTGTCCATCTGTGCTTCGGCGGACCGCTGGCCCGGCTGGAGACCCAGATCGCGCTGACCGGGCTGGTACGCCGCCTCGAACGGCCCGGACTGGTCGCCGACCCGCCGCCGTACCGGCCCAGTCCCGTCCTGCGGGGTCCCCTCCATCTGCACGTCGAGCAGGGCTGA